In a single window of the Streptacidiphilus sp. P02-A3a genome:
- a CDS encoding antitoxin, whose product MGLSDNLKDALGQAKDKATEFAGKHNSTIDSGLDKVGEMADKATKGKYSDQIHSAGDKAKKTLDGLGQDKPVVPGETVTPPEQPPTPGPAAP is encoded by the coding sequence ATGGGCCTCTCGGACAACCTCAAGGACGCCCTCGGCCAGGCCAAGGACAAGGCCACCGAGTTCGCGGGCAAGCACAACTCGACCATCGACTCGGGCCTGGACAAGGTCGGCGAGATGGCCGACAAGGCCACCAAGGGCAAGTACAGCGACCAGATCCACAGCGCCGGTGACAAGGCCAAGAAGACCCTGGACGGTCTGGGCCAGGACAAGCCGGTCGTCCCGGGCGAGACGGTCACCCCGCCGGAGCAGCCCCCGACCCCGGGCCCCGCGGCGCCCTGA
- the miaA gene encoding tRNA (adenosine(37)-N6)-dimethylallyltransferase MiaA yields MNIPRNPRVITIVGATAAGKSDLGVALALELGGEVVNTDSMQLYRGMDIGTAKLTLEERGGVPHHLLDVWDVTQAASVAEYQRMAREVIDGLLARGRTPVLVGGSGLYVRAAVDDLEFPGTDAEVRARLEVQLAAEGPGAMHRRLAEVDPLAAAAILPSNGRRIVRALEVVEITGKSFTATLPGHDSVYDTVQIGVRLPRAELDQRIALRVDRMWEAGLVPEVEALAEVGLRDGRTASRALGYQQVLAQLAGEYGEAEARAETVRATRRFARRQESWFRRDPRVHWLSRGADDEPGQLLGQALELMGVRGR; encoded by the coding sequence GTGAACATCCCCCGGAATCCGCGTGTCATCACCATCGTCGGCGCCACCGCCGCCGGAAAGTCCGATCTCGGCGTGGCCCTCGCGCTGGAACTCGGCGGCGAGGTGGTGAACACCGACTCCATGCAGTTGTACCGGGGGATGGACATCGGTACCGCGAAGCTGACCCTTGAGGAGCGCGGCGGGGTGCCGCACCACCTGCTCGACGTCTGGGACGTCACCCAGGCGGCCAGCGTCGCCGAGTACCAGCGGATGGCGCGCGAGGTCATCGACGGGCTGCTCGCCCGTGGGCGCACGCCGGTGCTGGTCGGCGGCTCCGGGCTGTACGTCCGCGCCGCCGTCGACGACCTGGAGTTCCCCGGCACCGACGCCGAGGTCCGGGCCCGCCTGGAGGTCCAGTTGGCGGCCGAGGGCCCCGGGGCGATGCACCGGCGGCTGGCCGAGGTCGACCCGCTCGCGGCGGCGGCGATCCTGCCCAGCAACGGCCGCCGGATCGTCCGGGCGCTGGAGGTCGTGGAGATCACCGGCAAGTCCTTCACCGCGACCCTGCCCGGCCACGACTCGGTCTACGACACGGTGCAGATCGGGGTACGGCTGCCCCGGGCCGAACTCGACCAGCGGATCGCGCTGCGGGTCGACCGGATGTGGGAGGCCGGGCTGGTGCCGGAGGTCGAGGCGCTGGCGGAGGTGGGCCTGCGCGACGGCCGGACCGCCTCCCGGGCGCTCGGCTACCAGCAGGTGCTGGCCCAGCTCGCGGGCGAGTACGGGGAAGCGGAGGCGCGCGCCGAGACCGTCCGCGCCACCAGGCGCTTCGCGCGCCGACAGGAGTCCTGGTTCCGCCGCGACCCGCGGGTGCACTGGCTGTCCCGGGGCGCTGACGACGAACCGGGGCAGCTGCTCGGCCAGGCGCTCGAACTCATGGGCGTGCGCGGGCGGTAG
- a CDS encoding alpha/beta fold hydrolase, protein MIAEAREFRVSAEDVELAVVEAGDPTRPTLLFLHGYPDSKEVWEPVMARLADRYHVVAYDVRGAGASTAPAPRADSYRLERLEDDLLLVLDALAPYGPVHLVGHDWGSVQGWEFATSPRLRGGLASFTSVSGPCLDHFGLWAADRLREPSGARLGQLLGQGLRSWYVYALHTPRLPEALWRGPLGRRWPALRRAMERLPAADDRSPATLPEDAANGAWLYRANVRERLRHPRADRVATVPVQLIVPTRDPYLSPRLYDDLDRWAPVLRRRTVDAGHWLPLTRPDRLAEWISEFVDGVRSGSVPSVSPERPPAVRSGPH, encoded by the coding sequence ATGATCGCCGAGGCCAGGGAGTTCCGCGTCAGCGCCGAGGACGTCGAGCTGGCGGTGGTCGAGGCGGGTGACCCCACCCGCCCCACCCTGCTGTTCCTGCACGGCTACCCGGACAGCAAGGAGGTCTGGGAACCGGTGATGGCCCGCCTCGCCGACCGCTACCACGTGGTCGCCTACGACGTCCGGGGCGCCGGCGCGTCCACCGCGCCCGCGCCGCGCGCCGACAGCTACCGGCTGGAGCGGCTGGAGGACGACCTGCTGCTGGTCCTGGACGCGCTCGCGCCCTACGGCCCGGTGCACCTGGTCGGCCACGACTGGGGGTCGGTCCAGGGCTGGGAGTTCGCCACCTCGCCCCGGTTGCGGGGCGGTCTGGCGTCGTTCACCAGCGTCTCCGGACCCTGCCTGGACCACTTCGGACTGTGGGCCGCCGACCGGCTGCGCGAGCCCAGCGGCGCCCGGCTCGGGCAGCTGCTCGGCCAGGGCCTGCGCTCCTGGTACGTCTACGCGCTGCACACCCCGCGGCTGCCCGAGGCGCTCTGGCGCGGGCCGCTGGGCCGCCGCTGGCCCGCGCTCCGCCGGGCCATGGAGCGGCTTCCGGCCGCCGACGACCGCAGCCCGGCCACCCTGCCCGAGGACGCCGCCAACGGCGCCTGGCTCTACCGCGCCAACGTCCGCGAACGGCTGCGCCACCCGCGCGCCGACCGGGTGGCCACCGTCCCGGTGCAGCTGATCGTGCCGACCCGCGACCCCTACCTGTCGCCGCGGCTCTACGACGACCTGGACCGCTGGGCCCCGGTGCTGCGCCGCCGGACGGTGGACGCCGGGCACTGGCTGCCACTCACCCGCCCGGACCGGCTGGCCGAGTGGATCAGTGAGTTCGTGGACGGAGTGCGCAGCGGAAGCGTCCCCTCCGTCTCCCCGGAGCGGCCTCCGGCGGTACGCTCGGGGCCGCATTGA
- a CDS encoding MerR family transcriptional regulator, protein MPQQRVEYRIDDLARAAGTTVRNVRAYQDRGLLPPAVRRGRVNVYQQAHLERLHLVAQLLDRGHTLAGIKELLDAWDSGRGLGGVLGLVAEVTAPWTDEEPTVLTRAALVAAFQGVEDEQAIAAAVRLGVLQPDEPDSFVVPSPGLLSVAVELYELGVPLPAIVAHLEELRGDIDHLARRFVEFSAVHIFVRYAGHQLTDTEAAEAVGTVRRLRPLAQSVVDAELARAMRSEATKLLDAAVAGPLRQLVRDGFDDPRAALPEGQGPSEGQTARGQ, encoded by the coding sequence ATGCCGCAGCAGCGCGTGGAGTACCGGATAGACGACCTGGCGCGAGCAGCCGGGACCACGGTCCGCAATGTCCGCGCCTACCAGGACCGGGGCCTGCTGCCGCCCGCCGTGCGGCGCGGTCGGGTCAACGTCTACCAGCAGGCGCACCTGGAGCGGCTGCACCTGGTCGCCCAACTGCTGGACCGGGGCCACACCCTGGCCGGGATCAAGGAGCTGCTGGACGCCTGGGACAGCGGGCGCGGCCTGGGCGGGGTGCTCGGCCTGGTGGCCGAGGTCACCGCGCCCTGGACCGACGAGGAGCCGACCGTGCTCACCCGCGCGGCGCTGGTGGCGGCCTTCCAGGGGGTCGAGGACGAGCAGGCCATCGCCGCCGCCGTCCGGCTCGGCGTGCTCCAGCCGGACGAGCCCGACTCCTTCGTGGTGCCCAGCCCGGGCCTGCTCAGCGTGGCCGTGGAGCTGTACGAGCTGGGCGTGCCGCTGCCCGCGATCGTGGCCCACCTGGAGGAGCTGCGCGGCGACATCGACCATCTGGCGCGGCGCTTCGTCGAGTTCAGCGCCGTCCACATCTTCGTCCGCTATGCGGGACACCAGCTGACCGACACCGAGGCGGCCGAGGCGGTGGGCACCGTCCGCAGGCTGCGACCGCTGGCACAGTCGGTGGTCGACGCGGAACTGGCCCGGGCGATGCGCAGCGAGGCCACCAAGCTGCTGGACGCGGCCGTCGCCGGACCGCTGCGGCAGCTGGTCCGCGACGGCTTCGACGACCCGCGCGCGGCGCTGCCCGAGGGCCAGGGACCGTCCGAGGGCCAGACCGCCCGAGGTCAGTGA
- the dapF gene encoding diaminopimelate epimerase has translation MGQVNEMLKGLRFLKGHGTENDFVIVPDPDGRIDLGPAQVARLCDRRAGIGGDGLLRVVRTAVHPEVRHLAAEAEWFMDYRNSDGSIAEMCGNGVRVFARYLVLAGLARGGELAIATRAGVRQARVAPDGPRGPGAVTVRMGRAELPGPDGIEVAVGGRSWPALNVNMGNPHAVAFVADLAHAGDLLTAPPVTPAEAYPSGVNVEFVVDRGPGHVAMRVHERGSGETRSCGTGACAVMVAAARRDGLDPAATGKPASYLVDLPGGRLEITELVDGTVEMTGPAVILAEGVVDADWLVG, from the coding sequence ATGGGGCAGGTGAACGAGATGCTGAAGGGCCTGCGGTTCCTCAAGGGGCACGGTACCGAGAACGACTTCGTGATCGTGCCGGACCCGGACGGCCGGATCGACCTGGGCCCCGCGCAGGTGGCCCGGCTGTGCGACCGGCGTGCCGGGATCGGCGGCGACGGCCTGCTGCGGGTGGTGCGCACCGCGGTGCACCCCGAGGTCCGGCATCTGGCCGCCGAGGCCGAGTGGTTCATGGACTACCGCAACTCCGACGGCAGCATCGCCGAGATGTGCGGCAACGGGGTGCGGGTCTTCGCCCGGTACCTGGTGCTCGCCGGTCTCGCCCGCGGCGGCGAACTGGCCATCGCCACCCGCGCGGGCGTCCGGCAGGCCCGGGTCGCCCCCGACGGGCCGCGGGGCCCGGGCGCGGTGACCGTCCGCATGGGCAGGGCCGAACTCCCGGGCCCGGACGGCATCGAGGTCGCCGTGGGCGGACGCAGCTGGCCCGCGCTCAACGTGAACATGGGCAACCCGCACGCGGTGGCCTTCGTCGCGGACCTGGCCCACGCGGGCGACCTGCTCACCGCCCCGCCGGTCACCCCGGCGGAGGCCTACCCGTCCGGCGTGAACGTCGAGTTCGTGGTGGACCGGGGCCCGGGCCACGTGGCCATGCGGGTGCACGAGCGCGGCTCCGGGGAGACCCGCTCCTGCGGCACCGGCGCCTGCGCCGTGATGGTCGCCGCGGCCCGCCGCGACGGCCTCGACCCGGCGGCCACCGGCAAGCCCGCCAGCTACCTGGTGGACCTCCCCGGCGGACGCCTGGAGATCACCGAACTCGTGGACGGGACGGTCGAGATGACCGGTCCGGCGGTGATCCTGGCCGAGGGCGTGGTGGACGCCGACTGGCTGGTCGGGTAG
- a CDS encoding TAXI family TRAP transporter solute-binding subunit, producing the protein MSTTPGILRHALRSGLVRGVTALVVLAAAALSWWLATPDGVSCPAGTFGMATGSAGGVYALYGQLLKPVVQREIPGVTLRLDPTAGGPENLQRILAGQDDFGIATADAVAHFTSPGAGRLRALGRLYDDYVQLVVPTDSPIHSVADLRGRTVAVGQADSGVALIAERVLQVSGLDPARGDLTTVPLGIDDAPTQLRDGRIDAFFWSGGLPSSAVTTLSRQMKVRLVPLGQLATAMDTLAGDQDPAARDIQVYRSSTMPTSAYPGMSPDEAVQTLAVANLMVTRDDVPAGLVERMTGVLIDSRDAIGVQVHPAQMVDIRSAIYTDPLPLAEGARRYYVSVKP; encoded by the coding sequence ATGTCCACCACTCCCGGGATCCTCCGCCACGCGCTCCGCTCGGGGCTGGTGCGCGGGGTGACGGCGCTGGTGGTGCTGGCCGCGGCGGCGCTGTCGTGGTGGCTGGCGACGCCGGACGGGGTGTCCTGTCCGGCCGGGACCTTCGGCATGGCCACCGGCTCCGCGGGCGGCGTCTACGCGCTGTACGGGCAGTTGCTGAAGCCGGTGGTGCAGCGGGAGATACCGGGGGTGACGCTGCGGCTCGACCCGACCGCGGGCGGGCCGGAGAACCTCCAGCGGATCCTGGCCGGACAGGACGACTTCGGAATCGCCACGGCCGACGCGGTGGCGCACTTCACCAGCCCCGGCGCCGGACGGCTGCGGGCGCTGGGGCGGCTGTACGACGACTACGTGCAGCTGGTGGTGCCGACCGACTCGCCGATCCACTCGGTGGCCGACCTGCGCGGCCGGACGGTCGCGGTGGGCCAGGCGGACTCCGGGGTGGCGCTGATCGCGGAGCGGGTGCTCCAGGTGTCCGGGCTCGATCCGGCCCGGGGCGACCTGACCACGGTGCCGCTGGGCATCGACGACGCCCCGACGCAGCTGCGCGACGGCCGGATCGACGCCTTCTTCTGGTCCGGCGGGCTGCCCAGCTCGGCGGTGACCACGCTCAGCAGGCAGATGAAGGTGCGGCTGGTCCCGCTGGGCCAGCTGGCCACCGCGATGGACACGCTGGCCGGGGACCAGGACCCGGCCGCCCGGGACATCCAGGTCTACCGCAGCTCGACGATGCCGACCAGCGCCTATCCGGGGATGTCGCCGGACGAGGCGGTGCAGACGCTGGCCGTGGCCAACCTGATGGTGACCCGCGACGACGTGCCCGCCGGGCTGGTGGAGCGGATGACCGGGGTGCTGATCGACAGCCGGGACGCGATCGGGGTGCAGGTGCACCCGGCGCAGATGGTGGACATCCGCTCGGCGATCTACACCGACCCGCTGCCGCTGGCCGAGGGCGCCCGCCGCTACTACGTCTCGGTCAAGCCCTGA
- a CDS encoding class III extradiol dioxygenase subunit B-like domain-containing protein — MLVAAAVCPCPPLLVPEVASGAAAELDDLRAACDAALGAVLAAGPELLVVVGPGTDHQWWDQGAVGSFQPFGVDLRVRLGSGGDPAAEPSLPPSLAVGAWLLERSGWAGPVRGLTVPDHLEQRLCAENGRQLADAAERVGLLVLGEGSARRSLKAPGYLDERAEGFDAGVARALAADDPAPRLAALDDELAFALMASGRAPWQVLAGAATGGLRASLSYRAAPYGVGYLVADWTPA, encoded by the coding sequence ATGCTGGTCGCCGCTGCCGTCTGCCCCTGCCCGCCGCTGCTCGTGCCCGAGGTCGCCTCGGGCGCGGCGGCCGAACTGGACGACCTGCGGGCGGCCTGCGACGCCGCGCTCGGCGCGGTGCTCGCGGCCGGGCCGGAGCTGCTGGTGGTGGTCGGGCCCGGCACCGACCACCAATGGTGGGACCAGGGCGCGGTCGGCAGCTTCCAGCCGTTCGGGGTGGACCTGCGGGTGCGCCTCGGCTCCGGCGGCGACCCGGCCGCCGAACCCTCGCTGCCGCCGTCGCTGGCGGTCGGCGCCTGGCTGCTGGAGCGCTCCGGCTGGGCCGGTCCGGTGCGCGGGCTGACCGTTCCGGACCACCTGGAGCAGCGGCTGTGCGCCGAGAACGGCCGCCAGCTGGCCGACGCCGCCGAACGGGTGGGGCTGCTGGTGCTCGGCGAGGGCAGCGCCCGGCGCTCGCTCAAGGCCCCGGGCTACCTGGACGAGCGGGCCGAGGGCTTCGACGCCGGGGTCGCCCGCGCCCTGGCGGCGGACGACCCGGCGCCCCGGCTGGCCGCGCTGGACGACGAGCTGGCCTTCGCGCTGATGGCCTCGGGCCGCGCCCCCTGGCAGGTGCTGGCGGGCGCGGCGACGGGCGGCCTGCGGGCGTCCCTGAGCTACCGGGCGGCCCCGTACGGGGTCGGCTACCTGGTGGCCGACTGGACCCCGGCCTGA
- a CDS encoding bifunctional (p)ppGpp synthetase/guanosine-3',5'-bis(diphosphate) 3'-pyrophosphohydrolase, whose amino-acid sequence MNINAGDLPVIPPVIPLDGRRAVLPPTAAPSGGGALRRARARSGLGRAGFAALLVGAARPQLPDALEPLVRAHRSHHPRADTALLGRAYAVAEASHRGQTRKSGEPYITHPLAVTMILAQLGAETTALVASLLHDTVEDTAVTLDQVREGFGDEVAYLVDGVTKLEKVDFGAAAEAETFRKMLLATGEDVRVMVIKLADRLHNMRTIRHMKPASRVRIAKVTRDVLIPLAERLGIQVVKTELEDIVFATLHPEEYARTRDLIAAREAAQAEAVDPLGEFAGQLRRQLREARIAAEVSVRPRHCVSVHRTWMNRSELTPSDFGRLLVVVEENADCYAVLGELHTCWTPLPGEFKDFIAGPKFNLYQSLHTAVTSGPGEVTEVLVRTERMHRIAEFGVVALDTPGACGADAAEVERDELDRTDPARPGWLSRLLDWQRETPDADTFWSALTADLSGDGELTVVTEGGRKLQLPVGSSCVDVAYALGEDVGHRCIGARLNGRLTALSTPLHDGDSVDVLTETGEPGGPAPEWLAHARTPSARIAIERWLAEHPAAPAEAELLATGPLPGSLRAAEAPRPQLQPLPQPAAAVTAAALPGAPVRLARCCTPVPPDDLLGFAIRGGAVAAHRRDCRTGIGMATAGRPPIELSWTHDAAPSGYRVTVRADALGRPRLLADLTAAMSATGVDIVSASVEPPQELRVRHTYTVELPDSGALPELMRAMLRVAGVYDVYRAGPQGVESAGNGDTSGDAGNGDDRSGAAVRPSSPGMSADTATFSETVPPNASH is encoded by the coding sequence ATGAACATCAATGCCGGTGATCTTCCCGTCATCCCGCCCGTCATCCCGCTGGACGGCCGTAGAGCCGTCCTGCCGCCGACCGCCGCCCCGAGCGGTGGCGGTGCCCTGCGCCGCGCCCGGGCCCGCTCCGGCCTGGGCCGGGCCGGTTTCGCCGCGCTGCTCGTCGGCGCGGCCAGACCGCAGCTGCCGGACGCCCTGGAACCACTCGTCCGGGCGCACCGCAGCCACCACCCGAGAGCCGACACCGCCCTGCTCGGGCGGGCCTACGCGGTCGCCGAGGCCTCGCACCGGGGCCAGACCCGGAAGAGCGGCGAGCCGTACATCACCCATCCGCTCGCGGTGACCATGATCCTGGCCCAACTCGGCGCCGAGACCACGGCACTTGTCGCCTCGCTGCTCCACGACACGGTCGAGGACACGGCGGTGACGCTGGATCAGGTGCGCGAGGGCTTCGGCGACGAGGTGGCCTATCTGGTCGACGGCGTCACCAAGTTGGAGAAGGTCGACTTCGGTGCCGCCGCCGAGGCCGAGACCTTCCGCAAGATGCTGCTCGCCACCGGCGAGGACGTCCGGGTGATGGTGATCAAACTCGCCGACCGGCTGCACAACATGCGCACCATCCGGCACATGAAACCGGCCAGCCGGGTACGCATCGCCAAGGTCACCCGGGACGTACTGATCCCGCTCGCCGAACGGCTCGGCATCCAGGTGGTGAAGACCGAACTGGAGGACATCGTCTTCGCCACCCTCCATCCGGAGGAGTACGCCCGCACCCGCGACCTGATCGCCGCCCGCGAGGCCGCCCAGGCCGAAGCCGTGGACCCGCTGGGGGAGTTCGCCGGACAACTGCGCCGCCAGCTGCGGGAGGCCAGGATCGCCGCCGAGGTGAGCGTCCGCCCCCGGCACTGCGTCTCGGTGCACCGCACCTGGATGAACCGCTCCGAGCTGACCCCCAGCGACTTCGGCCGACTGCTGGTGGTGGTCGAGGAGAACGCCGACTGCTACGCGGTCCTGGGCGAGCTGCACACCTGCTGGACCCCGCTGCCGGGCGAGTTCAAGGACTTCATCGCGGGCCCCAAGTTCAACCTGTACCAGTCCCTGCACACCGCCGTCACCAGCGGTCCCGGTGAGGTGACCGAGGTCCTGGTGCGCACCGAACGCATGCACCGGATCGCCGAGTTCGGCGTGGTCGCGCTGGACACCCCGGGTGCCTGCGGGGCGGACGCGGCCGAGGTCGAACGGGACGAGCTGGACCGCACCGACCCGGCCCGGCCCGGCTGGCTGTCCCGGCTGCTCGACTGGCAGCGGGAGACCCCGGACGCGGACACCTTCTGGTCCGCGCTCACCGCCGACCTCTCCGGCGACGGCGAGCTGACCGTGGTCACCGAGGGCGGTCGAAAACTGCAGCTCCCGGTCGGATCGAGCTGCGTGGACGTCGCCTACGCGCTCGGCGAGGACGTCGGCCACCGCTGTATCGGCGCGCGGCTCAACGGCCGGTTGACCGCGCTGTCCACGCCGTTGCACGACGGCGACTCGGTGGACGTCCTCACCGAGACCGGTGAACCCGGCGGTCCGGCCCCGGAATGGCTCGCTCACGCCCGTACCCCGTCCGCACGGATCGCCATCGAACGCTGGCTGGCCGAGCATCCGGCCGCCCCGGCCGAGGCGGAGCTGCTGGCGACCGGCCCGCTGCCGGGCTCGCTCCGGGCGGCCGAGGCGCCCCGCCCGCAGCTCCAGCCGCTGCCCCAGCCCGCGGCGGCGGTGACCGCGGCCGCGCTGCCCGGGGCGCCGGTCCGGCTCGCCCGCTGCTGCACCCCGGTCCCGCCGGACGACCTGCTCGGCTTCGCGATCCGCGGCGGCGCGGTCGCCGCCCACCGCCGCGACTGCCGCACCGGCATCGGCATGGCCACGGCCGGGCGCCCCCCGATCGAGCTGAGCTGGACCCACGACGCCGCCCCCAGCGGCTACCGGGTCACCGTCCGGGCCGACGCCCTCGGGCGGCCCCGGCTGCTGGCCGACCTGACCGCCGCGATGTCCGCCACCGGCGTCGACATCGTCTCCGCCTCGGTCGAGCCGCCGCAGGAGCTCCGGGTCAGGCACACGTACACGGTGGAGCTGCCCGACTCCGGCGCGCTGCCGGAGCTGATGCGGGCCATGCTGCGGGTGGCCGGGGTCTACGACGTCTACCGGGCCGGACCGCAGGGGGTGGAGTCCGCCGGGAACGGGGATACCAGCGGTGACGCCGGAAATGGGGATGACCGCTCCGGAGCGGCCGTGCGACCATCGTCACCGGGAATGAGCGCTGACACCGCGACGTTCTCAGAGACAGTTCCACCGAACGCCTCACACTAA
- the miaB gene encoding tRNA (N6-isopentenyl adenosine(37)-C2)-methylthiotransferase MiaB — MSEAAEISRSYEIRTHGCQMNVHDSERLSGLLEDAGYRRAAAGVDADVVVFNTCAVREKADNHLYGNLGQLASVKAVKAGMQIAVGGCLAQKDRETIVRRAPWVDVVFGTHNIGHLPALLERARVQEEAQVEILESLEVFPSTLPTRRDSAYAAWVSISVGCNNTCTFCIVPALRGKEKDRRPGDILAEVQALVAEGVVEVTLLGQNVNAYGQDIGDRQAFSKLLRACGGIEGLERVRFTSPHPKDFTDDVIAAMAETPNVMHQLHMPLQSGSDAVLRAMKRSYRQERYLGIIDKVRAAMPDAAISTDIIVGFPGETEADFEQTMHVVREARFAQAFTFQYSKRPGTPAAEMDGQIPKEVVQERYLRLVALQEEISWEENKKQVGRTVEVLVAEGEGRKDQHTDRLSGRAPDSRLVHFTRPEQPVRPGDMTTVEITYAAPHHLLAEGAPLGVRRTSAGDAWERRRQAAAAKPAGVMLGLPTVGVPAPLPPSAAPACG; from the coding sequence GTGAGCGAGGCAGCAGAGATCAGCAGAAGCTACGAGATCCGTACCCACGGATGCCAGATGAACGTGCACGACTCCGAGCGGTTGTCCGGACTGCTGGAGGACGCGGGCTACCGGCGGGCCGCCGCGGGGGTAGACGCCGACGTGGTGGTGTTCAACACCTGCGCGGTCCGCGAGAAGGCCGACAACCACCTCTACGGCAACCTCGGGCAGCTCGCCTCGGTCAAGGCGGTCAAGGCCGGGATGCAGATCGCGGTCGGCGGCTGCCTCGCCCAGAAGGACCGGGAGACCATCGTCCGGCGGGCCCCCTGGGTGGACGTGGTCTTCGGCACCCACAACATCGGCCACCTGCCCGCGCTGCTGGAACGCGCCCGGGTCCAGGAGGAGGCCCAGGTCGAGATCCTGGAGTCGCTGGAGGTCTTCCCGTCGACCCTGCCGACCCGCCGCGACTCCGCGTACGCGGCCTGGGTGTCGATCTCGGTCGGCTGCAACAACACCTGCACCTTCTGCATCGTCCCGGCGCTGCGCGGCAAGGAGAAGGACCGCCGGCCCGGGGACATCCTGGCCGAGGTCCAGGCGCTGGTGGCGGAGGGCGTGGTCGAGGTCACCCTGCTCGGCCAGAACGTCAACGCCTACGGCCAGGACATCGGCGACCGGCAGGCCTTCAGCAAGCTGCTCCGGGCCTGCGGCGGGATCGAGGGACTGGAGCGGGTCCGGTTCACCTCGCCGCACCCCAAGGACTTCACCGACGACGTGATCGCGGCCATGGCCGAGACCCCGAACGTGATGCACCAGCTGCACATGCCGTTGCAGTCGGGATCGGACGCGGTGCTGCGGGCGATGAAGCGCTCCTACCGCCAGGAGCGCTACCTCGGCATCATCGACAAGGTCCGCGCGGCCATGCCGGACGCGGCCATCTCCACCGACATCATCGTGGGCTTCCCCGGCGAGACCGAGGCGGACTTCGAGCAGACCATGCACGTGGTCCGCGAGGCCCGCTTCGCCCAGGCCTTCACCTTCCAGTACTCCAAGCGCCCGGGCACCCCGGCCGCCGAGATGGACGGGCAGATCCCCAAGGAGGTGGTCCAGGAGCGCTACCTGCGCCTGGTCGCGCTCCAGGAGGAGATCTCCTGGGAGGAGAACAAGAAGCAGGTCGGGCGGACCGTCGAGGTGCTGGTCGCGGAGGGCGAGGGCCGCAAGGACCAGCACACCGACCGGCTCTCCGGCCGGGCCCCGGACAGCCGGCTGGTCCACTTCACCCGACCGGAGCAGCCGGTCCGCCCCGGGGACATGACCACCGTGGAGATCACCTACGCCGCGCCGCACCACCTGCTGGCCGAGGGCGCGCCGCTGGGCGTCCGGCGGACCAGTGCCGGGGACGCCTGGGAGCGGCGGCGGCAGGCCGCCGCCGCCAAACCGGCCGGGGTGATGCTGGGCCTGCCGACCGTGGGCGTGCCCGCGCCGCTGCCGCCGTCGGCCGCCCCGGCCTGCGGCTGA
- a CDS encoding class I SAM-dependent methyltransferase yields the protein MTEKSAVYTHGHHPSVLRSHSWRTAANSAAYLLPELKPGQRLLDVGCGPGTITADLAALVAPGQVTAVENAPGILEQAARNAADAGVSNIVFEVADVHELPYADDSFDVVHAHQVLQHVADPVQALREMRRVCRPGGVVAARDSDYAAFFWYPQLPALDEWQELYRRTARANGGEPDAGRRLHAWAREAGFTEITPGASTWCYASESERAWWGDLWAERVSNSPFAAHTEREGFATEADRQRIADGWRAWAAEPDGWLTIPHGEVLCRVR from the coding sequence ATGACCGAGAAGTCCGCCGTCTACACCCACGGCCACCACCCCTCCGTGCTGCGCTCGCACAGCTGGCGCACCGCCGCCAACTCCGCCGCCTACCTGCTGCCCGAGCTGAAGCCGGGCCAGCGGCTGCTGGACGTCGGCTGCGGCCCCGGCACGATCACCGCCGACCTGGCCGCGCTGGTCGCCCCCGGCCAGGTCACCGCGGTGGAGAACGCCCCCGGCATCCTGGAGCAGGCCGCCCGCAACGCCGCCGACGCGGGTGTCTCCAACATCGTCTTCGAGGTCGCCGACGTCCACGAACTGCCTTACGCCGACGACTCGTTCGACGTGGTGCACGCCCACCAGGTACTCCAGCACGTGGCCGACCCGGTGCAGGCGCTGCGGGAGATGCGCCGGGTGTGCCGACCGGGCGGCGTGGTCGCGGCCCGCGACTCCGACTACGCGGCCTTCTTCTGGTACCCGCAACTGCCGGCCCTGGACGAGTGGCAGGAGCTGTACCGGCGTACCGCCCGGGCCAACGGCGGCGAACCGGACGCCGGGCGCCGCCTGCACGCCTGGGCGCGCGAGGCCGGATTCACCGAGATCACCCCGGGCGCGAGCACCTGGTGCTACGCCTCCGAGTCGGAGCGCGCCTGGTGGGGCGACCTGTGGGCGGAGCGGGTCAGCAACTCGCCGTTCGCCGCGCACACCGAGCGCGAGGGCTTCGCCACCGAGGCGGACCGGCAGCGGATCGCCGACGGCTGGCGGGCCTGGGCGGCCGAGCCGGACGGCTGGCTGACCATCCCGCACGGCGAGGTGCTGTGCCGGGTGCGCTGA